A genomic segment from Aspergillus puulaauensis MK2 DNA, chromosome 1, nearly complete sequence encodes:
- a CDS encoding uncharacterized protein (COG:U;~EggNog:ENOG410Q2EH;~InterPro:IPR020846,IPR001958,IPR011701,IPR036259;~PFAM:PF07690;~TransMembrane:12 (i18-39o59-83i90-110o116-139i151-173o179-199i276-301o307-328i340-361o367-390i459-479o485-507i);~go_function: GO:0022857 - transmembrane transporter activity [Evidence IEA];~go_process: GO:0055085 - transmembrane transport [Evidence IEA]), translating into MQAMQGPPWLLRFRSSTVFIIATVWISSFTDYFLYAMVVPILPTALSERADVPYEDREYWVSVLLMCEAGIAFISCPVFGYIVDVAPTRRLPYVLGLIFLGASMGLLAAARSTAMFVIARLLQGGATAMVAVAGLALLTDSVPLDNLGQTIGYQGSAIALGFLLGPLLGGIIYDTAGYQAVFGMAFALVGVDLVMRVLIVEKKVAAKWIDSSFDSPPSSPLLSDRGSGGYHTFADTTQPPRSLSEIESTNEQAQDDEHTRDYKAPTILEIAKQPRVVISSFGLLVQGLLFSAFDATIPIFVEATFNWTALGAGLAFLPSALTALLEPYFGYISDTQGPRLPTFTSFILLPLPLISLAFISTNTPAQIALFLVLLTLIGLLINFATPALFVETQDVLAQLQGRSSSSSSSSSSVSSAHLTQDQNLSHTPNTQTNRPKHAHVHGHHQDQTQNQGQGIAQAFGIQTMAQFLGMFLGSLWGGFVEWRFGWRTMGFSLGVLCFVTSWGMLALGEVRTSSPGSGSESESKSSLLGKFAGCLGLRLGREKQKRGGVGRDRDSEGREAEGLLSSSPSLRGEVSR; encoded by the exons ATGCAAGCGATGCAGGGCCCACCCTGGCTGCTGCGCTTCCGCTCCTCAACGGTGTTTATCATCGCGACGGTCTGGATCTCCTCGTTCACG GATTATTTCCTCTACGCTATG GTTGTCCCCATCCTGCCAACAGCACTATCCGAACGTGCGGATGTTCCATATGAAGACC GGGAATACTGGGTCAGCGTCCTTCTTATGTGCGAAGCTGGCATTGCGTTCATCAGCTGCCCCGTATTCGGGTACATTGTTGACGTCGCGCCCACCCGGCGTCTGCCCTATGTGCTCGGGTTGATATTCCTAGGCGCATCAATGGGCCTCCTCGCTGCGGCCCGGTCCACAGCTATGTTTGTCATTGcgcgcctcctccagggcgGCGCAACGGCAAtggttgctgttgcgggATTGGCCCTCCTCACAGACTCTGTTCCTCTTGATAATTTGGGACAGACCATTGGTTATCAAGGCTCAGCTATCGCACTTGGGTTCCTGCTTGGTCCGCTTTTGGGTGGAATTATTTATGATACGGCGGGATATCAAGCTGTTTTTGGAATGGCCTTTGCCCTCGTTGGTGTGGATTTAGTGATGCGTGTGTTGATTGTTGAGAAGAAAGTTGCGGCGAAGTGGATTGATTCCTCTTTTgactctcctccttcatctcctcttTTATCTGACCGAGGAAGTGGTGGCTACCATACCTTCGCAGATACTACTCAGCCACCGAGAAGCCTGTCCGAAATTGAATCCACGAACGAGCAAGCCCAGGATGATGAACATACGCGGGACTACAAGGCCCCAACTATTCTCGAAATAGCAAAACAACCCCGAGTCGTCATATCTTCATTCGGTCTCCTCGTTCAGGGTCTTCTATTCTCCGCTTTTGATGCC ACAATCCCCATCTTCGTGGAAGCTACCTTCAACTGGACAGCCCTAGGCGCAGGCCTCGCCTTCCTCCCATCAGCCTTAACAGCCCTTCTGGAGCCATACTTCG GCTACATATCAGACACTCAAGGCCCACGCCTCCCAACATTCACCTCCTTCATCCTTCTCCCACTCCCTCTCATCTCCCTAGCATTCATATCCACAAACACCCCGGCCCAaatcgccctcttcctcgttctcctcaCCTTAATCGGACTATTAATCAATTTCGCCACGCCGGCCCTCTTCGTCGAAACACAGGATGTCTTAGCTCAGCTGCAGGGccgctcatcatcatcatcttcttcctcctcctctgtcTCTTCGGCCCACCTCACGCAAGACCAAAACCTATCTCACACCCCAAATACCCAAACCAACCGGCCTAAACACGCCCacgtccatggccatcaccaAGACCAAACCCAAAATCAGGGCCAAGGCATCGCCCAAGCCTTCGGCATCCAAACAATGGCCCAATTCCTAGGCATGTTCCTAGGCTCACTCTGGGGCGGGTTCGTGGAGTGGCGGTTTGGATGGCGCACTATGGGGTTTTCGCTGGGTGTTTTGTGCTTTGTTACTAGTTGGGGCATGTTGGCGCTGGGTGAGGTTCGAACGTCCTCGCCGGGGTCGGGATCGGAATCGGAGTCGAAGTCGTCTTTGTTGGGGAAGTTTGCGGGTTGCTTAGGGTTAAGGttggggagggagaagcagaaaagagGGGGTGTTGGCAGGGATAGGGATTCtgaggggagggaggcggAAGGGTTgttatcttcttctccctctttgCGCGGTGAAGTAAGTAGGTAG
- a CDS encoding putative DRAP deaminase (COG:F;~EggNog:ENOG410QEB2;~InterPro:IPR002125,IPR016193;~PFAM:PF08210,PF00383,PF18785;~go_function: GO:0003824 - catalytic activity [Evidence IEA]) — MRSPHLQYLQKCLSLAEKSPPRPTNFRIGALLLSRKDGDLSTEQDELLSTGYTMELAGNTHAEQCCLSNYASTHSVPDERIAEVLPDTPGRKLVLYVTMEPCGKRLSGNLPCVQRIIQTKESGKRGIEKVYFGVKEPETFVGQSEGCRMLTEAGIEWRVVQGLEKEILTVATAGHENGEEEVKAALSHVETNLDDVSDDERQRQAQMKRNPKKRMMEVPEPR, encoded by the coding sequence ATGCGCTCCCCACACCTTCAATACCTCCAAAAATGCTTATCCCTTGCTGAGAAGTCTCCTCCGCGCCCCACAAACTTCCGCATTggcgccctcctcctctcccgcAAAGATGGCGACCTCAGTACCGAACAGGATGAGCTCCTCTCAACGGGCTACACAATGGAACTGGCCGGAAACACCCACGCCGAGCAGTGCTGTCTATCCAATTACGCATCTACACACTCGGTCCCGGACGAGCGCATAGCGGAGGTGCTCCCCGATACGCCGGGCCGCAAATTAGTCCTCTACGTGACCATGGAGCCGTGCGGGAAGCGACTATCCGGAAACCTACCATGCGTGCAGCGGATTATCCAGACGAAAGAGAGCGGGAAGAGGGGCATTGAGAAGGTCTATTTTGGTGTGAAGGAACCTGAAACATTTGTTGGGCAGTCTGAGGGATGCAGGATGTTGACCGAAGCGGGGATTGAGTGGAGAGTGGTGCAggggctggagaaggagatttTAACTGTTGCGACAGCGGGGCATGagaatggggaggaggaggtgaagGCTGCGCTGAGCCATGTGGAAACGAATTTGGATGACGTGAGTGACGacgagaggcagaggcaggcCCAAATGAAGCGGAATCCGAAGAAgcggatgatggaggtgccCGAGCCTAGGTAG
- a CDS encoding urate oxidase (COG:Q;~EggNog:ENOG410PFP4;~InterPro:IPR002042,IPR019842;~PFAM:PF01014;~go_function: GO:0004846 - urate oxidase activity [Evidence IEA];~go_process: GO:0006144 - purine nucleobase metabolic process [Evidence IEA];~go_process: GO:0055114 - oxidation-reduction process [Evidence IEA]) yields the protein MSTVAAARYGKDNVRVYKVHRDQKTGVQTVVEMTVCVLLEGEIDTSYTKADNSVIVATDSIKNTIFILAKQHPVTPPELFGSIIGTHFINKYKHIHVAHTSIITHRWTRLNVDGKPHPHSFIRDSEETRNVQVDVTEGAGIDIRSTINKLSVLKSTGSQFWGFVRDEYTTLPEVWDRILSTDVEATWAWKRFSSLDEVRGNVPKFDDTWEAARNITLKTFAEDNSASVQATMYKMGEQILAHQPLVETVDYSLPNKHYFELDLSWHKGLQNKGKDAEVFVPQSNPNGLIKCTVGRSDGLWKSKAKL from the exons ATGTCTACTGTTGCAGCCGCCCGCTATGGCAAGGACAATGTCCGAGTCTACAAAGTCCACCGCGACCAAAAGACCGGGGTCCAGACCGTCGTTGAGATGACCGTCTGTGTTTTGTTGGAGGGTGAAATCGATACTTC CTACACCAAGGCCGACAATAGTGTCATTGTCGCAACCGACTCAATCAAGAataccatcttcatcctAGCCAAGCAGCATCCCGTCACACCCCCGGAGCTCTTCGGATCCATCATCGGCACCCACTTCATCAACAAATACAAGCACATCCATGTTGCGCAcaccagcatcatcacccACCGCTGGACCCGGCTCAACGTCGACGGGAAACCGCACCCGCACTCGTTCATCCGCGACAGCGAAGAAACCCGCAACGTCCAGGTGGATGTCACCGAGGGTGCGGGCATTGACATCAGGTCGACCATCAACAAGCTCAGTGTCCTGAAGAGCACGGGCTCGCAGTTCTGGGGCTTTGTGCGCGACGAATACACCACCCTCCCTGAAGTGTGGGATCGGATTCTTAGCACAGACGTCGAGGCGACGTGGGCTTGGAAACGGTTCTCTAGCCTTGACGAGGTCCGAGGAAACGTGCCCAAGTTCGATGATACCTGGGAGGCGGCGAGGAACATCACCCTCAAGACCTTTGCGGAGGATAATAGTGCCAGTGTTCAGGCCACTATGTATAAGATGGGCGAGCAGATCCTGGCACATCAGCCTTTGGTTGAAACTGTGGACTACTCATTGCCTAACAAGCATTACTTTGAGCTTG ATCTGAGCTGGCACAAGGGCCTCCAGAACAAAGGCAAGGACGCCGAGGTGTTTGTTccccaatccaaccccaatGGACTTATCAAATGTACCGTTGGCCGGTCAGACGGGCTCTGGAAGTCCAAGGCTAAACTATAA
- a CDS encoding RNA-binding protein (COG:S;~EggNog:ENOG410QDT6;~InterPro:IPR035979,IPR012677,IPR039171;~go_function: GO:0003676 - nucleic acid binding [Evidence IEA];~go_function: GO:0003723 - RNA binding [Evidence IEA]): MSGGLSEETLDLILYGAPHSEHTSPVANENGRRESAKKHVTVNGCSKPYIAPSHEKHQNFAPELDDDEEEGALTDSRSDERDEYGESSRSTSSSPQSEQRTVMIRGLPDKVTHRDIVDAVKGGAILHIYLWNRDHTASISFVEEAAAQDFLDHSRAYGLHVAEKRVEVLWNDRQFYLPPFVRSKIGNGASRNLVIYNANPNITEGLIRQDMEHIHNLIVISVKFKNGNAYISTNSVHNALFARSCMMSRLTYKGMKIAFYPDECAEPLSRIPTGPKKVAAPKKSTPLPNRFHLLSMDGSEDEETEEHGALGTNLNGAVCWADNSVSA, from the exons ATGAGTGGAGGGCTGTCTGAAGAAACTCTTGAT TTGATACTCTACGGCGCACCGCATTCCGAACATACCTCCCCTGTGGCCAATGAGAACGGAAGGCGGGAATCAGCCAAAAAGCATGTTACAGTAAATGGATGCTCCAAGCCCTACATTGCTCCTTCACACGAAAAACATCAAAATTTCGCACCGGAActcgacgatgatgaagaagaaggtgcCCTGACAGACTCTCGCAGCGACGAGAGGGACGAGTACGGGGAGTCTTCGAGAAGcacatcatcctcaccgCAATCTGAACAACGCACTGTGATGATTCGTGGTCTCCCGGACAAGGTAACCCACCGAGATATCGTGGATGCTGTGAAAGGCGGCGCCATTTTGCATATCTACCTCTGGAACCGAGATCACACAGCAAGCATTTCATTCGTTGAGGAAGCCGCGGCTCAAGACTTTTTGGACCATTCGAGGGCATACGGTTTGCATGTGGCTGAAAAACGT GTCGAGGTTTTATGGAATGATCGCCAGTTTTATCTTCCACCCTTTGTTCGATCCAAGATTGGCAATGGAGCATCTCGAAATCTGGTCATCTACAATGCCAACCCGAATATCACCGAAGGCCTCATTCGGCAGGACATGGAACATATCCATAACCTGATTGTGATTTCGGTGAAATTCAAGAATGGCAACGCATATATCTCAACGAATTCCGTTCACAACGCCCTCTTTGCCCGCTCCTGCATGATGTCTCGTCTCACTTACAAAGGAATGAAGATCGCCTTCTACCCCGATGAATGCGCCGAGCCACTCTCAAGGATTCCCACTGGCCCGAAGAAGGTAGCGGCTCCAAAGAAGTCCACCCCGTTGCCAAATAGGTTCCATCTTCTCTCCATGGATGGatctgaggatgaggaaacTGAAGAGCACGGGGCCCTAGGCACTAATCTCAATGGTGCTGTCTGTTGGGCAGACAACAGCGTATCGGCTTAA
- a CDS encoding uncharacterized protein (COG:S;~EggNog:ENOG410PRY4) — protein sequence MSTNRPFLANFLAAFRAQSTYKASTAGSQSATGSSSLSPSQISQGARAIATKAASSASASSASSPSASASATAQPTSETHHYHHHHHQPSRPHSHTRTPLNSHPHQPAADYSSPSSPPSSSSTPIPITNTQDRQRRGSDSSSGSGGFRDALGPEKWYIGGRTAAGEERFYRLGMVTKGGGRLGGSGRVGSIDQLSL from the coding sequence ATGTCGACGAACCGACCCTTCCTGGCGAACTTCCTAGCCGCCTTTCGCGCCCAGTCCACCTACAAAGCATCAACCGCGGGCTCCCAATCCGCCACCGGCTCCTCGTCTCTCTCCCCGTCCCAAATCTCACAAGGCGCCCGGGCGATAGCTACAAAGGCCGCCTCTTCAGCGTCAGCATCGTCAGCATCATCTCCGTCCGCGTCCGCATCCGCAACTGCCCAGCCGACATCTGAAACACATcactaccaccaccatcaccaccaaccgTCACGACCACACTCCCACACCCGCACACCGTTGAACTCGCACCCACACCAGCCTGCAGCAGATTACTcgtcaccttcttcaccgcCGagttcttcatcaacgcccaTACCTATCACGAACACCCAAGACCGCCAGCGCCGCGGAAGCGATAGCTCCTCCGGCTCAGGCGGGTTCCGGGACGCCCTTGGCCCTGAGAAATGGTATATCGGTGGGCGAACCGCGGCCGGCGAAGAGAGATTTTACCGGCTGGGGATGGTGACGAAGGGCGGTGGACGGTTAGGAGGAAGTGGGAGGGTTGGAAGCATTGATCAGTTGAGTTTGTGA
- the MRPL23 gene encoding mitochondrial 54S ribosomal protein uL13m (BUSCO:EOG092654LJ;~COG:J;~EggNog:ENOG410PN44;~InterPro:IPR005823,IPR005822,IPR036899;~PFAM:PF00572;~go_component: GO:0005840 - ribosome [Evidence IEA];~go_function: GO:0003735 - structural constituent of ribosome [Evidence IEA];~go_process: GO:0006412 - translation [Evidence IEA]), which produces MSQTIGKTRLAYSRTWHHVDVGTDGRSLGRLASSIALTLMGKHKPIYDPSTDCGDYVVAVGCTDLRTTGKKRFQKKYYTHNTRPGSLRSMTMDMMFEKWGGGEVLRRAVRGMLPKNRLRDKRLARLKTFEGLEHPYEENIVRIGPESTIGQLPEVKQTFQEAKTSA; this is translated from the exons ATGTCGCAGACTATTGGAAAG ACCCGTCTCGCCTACTCGCGGACATGGCACCACGTTGATGTCGGCACAGATGGCCGCAGTCTCGGCCGCCTTGCCTCCTCGATCGCGCTCACCCTCATGGGCAAACACAAGCCTATCTACGACCCATCCACGGACTGCGGTGACTACGTTGTCGCCGTCGGCTGCACCGACCTCCGCACGACCGGCAAGAAGCGCTTCCAGAAGAAGTACTACACGCATAACACCCGCCCCGGTAGTCTGCGCAGCATGACGATGGACATGATGTTTGAGAAATGGGGTGGAGGTGAAGTTCTGAGACGGGCCGTTAGGGGGATGTTGCCGAAAAACCGGCTGAGGGATAAGCGGTTGGCGAGGCTGAAGA CATTCGAGGGTCTCGAGCACCCGTATGAGGAGAATATTGTCCGGATCGGGCCTGAGTCGACTATCGGACAGTTACCGGAAGTGAAGCAGACTTTCCAGGAGGCCAAGACTTCGGCCTGA
- the RPS16 gene encoding 40S ribosomal protein uS9 (COG:J;~EggNog:ENOG410PMZE;~InterPro:IPR000754,IPR020568,IPR014721,IPR020574;~PFAM:PF00380;~go_component: GO:0005840 - ribosome [Evidence IEA];~go_function: GO:0003735 - structural constituent of ribosome [Evidence IEA];~go_process: GO:0006412 - translation [Evidence IEA]), which translates to MASVPSVQCFGKKKTATAVAHCKQGKGLIKVNGQPLSLVQPEILRFKAYEPVLIVGADKFAGVDIRVRVTGGGHTSQVYAIRQAIAKSLVAYYQKYVDEHSKNQLKQAFVQYDRTLLVADNRRAEPKKFGGRGARARYQKSYR; encoded by the exons ATGGCTTCCGTCCCGAGTGTGCAATGCTtcggcaagaagaagacgg CTACCGCTGTCGCCCACTGCAAG CAAGGAAAGGGTCTTATCAAGGTCAACGGCCAGCCCCTCTCTCTGGTCCAGCCTGAGATCCTCCGCTTCAAG GCCTACGAGCccgtcctcatcgtcggcgctgACAAGTTCGCCGGTGTCGATATCCGTGTCCGTGTCACCGGTGGTGGTCACACCTCCCAGGTCTACGCCATCCGCCAGGCCATCGCCAAGTCCCTCGTCGCCTACTACCAGAAGTACGTTGACGAGCACTCCAAGAACCAGCTGAAGCAGGCTTTCGTTCAATACGACCGCACACTCCTCGTTGCCGACAACCGCCGCGCGGAGCCCAAGAAGTTCGGTGGTCGTGGTGCTCGCGCCAGATACCAGAAATCCTACCGTTAA